In a genomic window of Amycolatopsis japonica:
- a CDS encoding immune inhibitor A domain-containing protein, producing the protein MTADIPAATAAPAVPVTAEPLGGDDLPGPGDVQRRKLRQQALAEVLKGKEVAERRGASTVAKTRRGGVDEYVELARESTDRIFVVLAEFGDQRHPSYPDVDTDPATPGPVRFDGPRRDQIPEPDRRVDNTTIWQPDYDRRHYQDLYFSTAPGADSVANYYRKQSSGRFSVEGMVTDWTTVPFNEARYGRSNGFPCAGVVCANAFDLVTDAANAWYEGQRAAGRTPEQIRAQLATFDVWDRDDFDRDGDFDEPDGYLDHFQIVHAGADQADGDRVHGEDAIYSHSAYAFANTTTGPQRNRRGGTQIGDSGIWVGNYTIQPENGGISVFCREFAHDLGLPDLYDTNGGANNVSWWSPMAQQRVSGPGEVIGTRINDLDAWSKLQLGWLDYEVVVAGRTRTLELGPHEYNSAKAQGVVVVLPDKQKTFHYGQPFAGLNQWWSTKGNNLSTTMTRPIDLTGKTTASLTLKARYDIQPDFDFLYTQVSTDGGVTWTSLDGIAGDAPLQRNFSGQPGLSGSSGGNWVDMTVPLDAVAGKKALVRFQYRTDGALARNGFFADEISIVADGAPLLTDGAENGANGWQLDGFRTAGATETRSFDNFYVASNRTYESYGRYLRTGPYNFGFPDKPAFVEHFPYQTGLVVSYWDTSEMDNNTSEHLGSGLILPIDAHPAPIYNIEGVPWRSRIAGYDMPFSLRKADSFTLHVNGKPSYIRGQNAVPLFDDTGTFLFPEQPNAGVLLPATGTTIRVLSQHGTSMRIRVDHK; encoded by the coding sequence TTGACAGCCGACATCCCGGCCGCCACCGCGGCACCCGCGGTCCCGGTGACCGCCGAGCCTCTCGGCGGGGACGACCTGCCCGGCCCCGGCGACGTCCAGCGCCGGAAACTGCGGCAGCAGGCCCTCGCGGAGGTGTTGAAGGGCAAGGAAGTCGCCGAACGACGCGGCGCGAGCACCGTCGCGAAGACGCGCCGCGGCGGTGTCGACGAGTACGTCGAGCTGGCGCGGGAATCGACCGACCGGATCTTCGTGGTGCTCGCCGAATTCGGCGACCAGCGGCATCCGTCCTACCCCGACGTCGACACCGACCCGGCCACTCCCGGCCCGGTACGCTTCGACGGCCCGCGTCGCGACCAGATCCCCGAGCCCGACCGACGCGTCGACAACACCACCATCTGGCAACCGGACTACGACCGCCGCCATTACCAGGACCTGTACTTCTCCACCGCTCCCGGCGCCGACTCGGTCGCCAACTACTACCGGAAGCAGTCTTCCGGCCGGTTTTCGGTCGAGGGCATGGTCACCGACTGGACCACGGTGCCGTTCAACGAAGCCCGCTACGGACGGTCGAACGGTTTCCCGTGCGCGGGCGTCGTCTGCGCCAACGCCTTCGACCTGGTGACCGACGCCGCCAACGCCTGGTACGAGGGGCAACGCGCGGCCGGCCGGACACCGGAACAGATCCGGGCCCAGCTCGCCACCTTCGACGTCTGGGACCGTGACGACTTCGACCGGGACGGCGACTTCGACGAGCCGGACGGCTACCTCGACCACTTCCAGATCGTGCACGCCGGGGCTGATCAGGCCGATGGGGACCGGGTACACGGCGAGGACGCCATCTACAGCCATAGCGCCTACGCGTTCGCCAACACCACCACCGGCCCGCAGCGCAACCGGCGGGGCGGGACCCAGATCGGTGACAGCGGAATCTGGGTCGGCAACTACACCATCCAGCCGGAAAACGGCGGCATAAGCGTGTTCTGCCGCGAATTCGCGCACGACCTCGGGCTGCCCGACCTGTACGACACCAACGGCGGCGCCAACAACGTCAGCTGGTGGTCGCCGATGGCGCAGCAGCGCGTCTCCGGGCCCGGCGAGGTCATCGGCACGCGCATCAACGATCTGGACGCGTGGTCGAAACTTCAGCTGGGCTGGCTCGACTACGAGGTCGTGGTGGCGGGCCGGACCCGCACCCTCGAACTCGGCCCGCACGAATACAACTCGGCCAAGGCCCAAGGTGTCGTGGTCGTGCTGCCCGACAAGCAGAAGACGTTCCACTATGGACAGCCGTTCGCCGGGCTGAACCAGTGGTGGAGCACCAAGGGCAACAATCTGTCCACCACCATGACCCGGCCGATCGACCTGACGGGCAAGACGACGGCGTCGCTGACCCTGAAGGCCCGTTACGACATCCAACCGGATTTCGACTTCCTCTACACACAGGTGTCGACCGACGGCGGCGTCACGTGGACCTCACTGGACGGAATCGCCGGTGACGCGCCGCTCCAGCGGAATTTCAGCGGTCAGCCGGGGTTGTCCGGCAGCTCGGGCGGGAACTGGGTGGACATGACCGTCCCGCTTGATGCCGTGGCGGGCAAGAAGGCTCTGGTCCGGTTCCAGTACCGCACCGACGGCGCTCTGGCGCGTAACGGGTTCTTCGCCGACGAGATCTCGATCGTCGCGGACGGCGCGCCACTGCTGACCGACGGAGCGGAGAACGGCGCGAACGGCTGGCAGCTAGACGGTTTCCGGACCGCGGGCGCCACCGAGACCCGCTCGTTCGACAACTTCTACGTCGCGTCGAACCGTACCTACGAGTCTTATGGGCGGTATCTGCGTACGGGTCCCTACAACTTCGGGTTCCCGGACAAGCCCGCGTTCGTCGAGCATTTCCCGTATCAGACCGGGCTCGTGGTGTCCTATTGGGACACGTCCGAAATGGACAACAACACCAGCGAGCATCTCGGCTCCGGGCTGATCCTCCCGATCGACGCGCATCCGGCGCCGATCTACAACATCGAGGGTGTGCCGTGGCGATCCAGGATCGCCGGCTACGACATGCCGTTCTCGCTCCGCAAGGCCGACTCGTTCACGCTTCACGTCAACGGGAAGCCCAGCTACATCCGCGGGCAGAACGCCGTGCCGCTGTTCGACGACACCGGGACGTTCCTGTTCCCCGAGCAGCCGAACGCCGGTGTGCTCCTGCCGGCCACCGGGACCACGATCCGGGTGCTTTCGCAGCACGGTACTTCGATGCGGATCCGGGTGGACCACAAGTAG
- a CDS encoding DUF1272 domain-containing protein yields the protein MLEIRPNCECCDRDLPPSADARICTFECTFCPGCAEERFGGVCPNCGGELVRRPVRPAALLERHPPSARRVVNAHASCTQAS from the coding sequence ATGCTCGAGATCAGGCCGAACTGCGAGTGCTGCGATCGGGATCTGCCGCCCTCGGCGGACGCGCGGATCTGCACCTTCGAGTGCACCTTTTGCCCTGGCTGCGCTGAAGAGCGCTTCGGTGGCGTGTGCCCCAACTGCGGGGGCGAACTCGTACGGCGTCCCGTGCGGCCGGCCGCTCTGCTCGAACGTCACCCGCCGTCGGCGCGGCGAGTGGTCAACGCGCACGCTTCCTGCACGCAGGCCTCGTGA
- a CDS encoding (2Fe-2S)-binding protein produces MELRVNERVERLRLDPRVTLLDTVRDRLGLTGTKKGCDRGQCGACTVHVDGRRVLACLTLAGSVTGKRVTTIEGLARGSALHPVQQAFLDHDGFQCGFCTSGQIMSAVAVLREGQARSPEQIREVMSGNICRCGAYGPIVDAIRAVGAAD; encoded by the coding sequence GTGGAGTTGCGGGTCAACGAGCGCGTGGAGCGGCTGCGGCTCGATCCGCGGGTGACGTTGCTCGACACGGTACGCGACAGGCTCGGGTTGACCGGGACGAAGAAGGGCTGTGACCGCGGTCAGTGCGGGGCGTGCACGGTGCACGTCGACGGACGGCGGGTGCTGGCCTGCCTGACGCTGGCGGGCTCGGTCACCGGCAAACGGGTCACCACCATCGAGGGGCTGGCGCGCGGCTCCGCGTTGCATCCGGTGCAGCAGGCGTTCCTCGACCACGACGGTTTCCAGTGCGGCTTCTGCACTTCCGGGCAGATCATGTCGGCGGTCGCCGTCCTTCGGGAAGGACAGGCACGTTCGCCGGAGCAGATCCGGGAGGTCATGTCCGGCAACATCTGCCGTTGCGGCGCGTACGGCCCCATCGTCGACGCGATCCGGGCTGTGGGAGCGGCGGACTGA
- a CDS encoding FAD binding domain-containing protein, translating to MRPYDFTVTRGVAEALDRGGAPGAAYLAGGTTLVDLMKLEVLTPSRVVDINRLPLTGVWTDRHGLHIAALERMSDVAAHPLVGARYPVLAEALLASASPQLRNMASIGGNLLQRSRCGYFRDTATPCNKRAPGSGCPAIAGANRSHAILGTSDSCVSTHPSDLAVALVALDASVRLTGRGGSRDVRLDGFYRLPGTTPHLENDLRPGELVTEVTVPRLGWADRSAYVKVRDRTSYEFALVSVAAAVLVRDGVVRDVRLAAGGVGTRPWRLTAVEDALRGRPLRLEVVEKAAAATEGARPLAHNAFKVPLLKRTITRALMKLADRP from the coding sequence ATGCGGCCCTACGACTTCACGGTCACCCGCGGCGTGGCCGAGGCGCTCGACCGCGGCGGCGCGCCGGGCGCGGCCTATCTCGCGGGCGGCACGACGCTGGTGGACCTCATGAAGCTCGAGGTGCTGACACCGAGCCGGGTTGTCGACATCAACCGCCTGCCGCTGACCGGGGTGTGGACGGACCGGCACGGTCTGCACATCGCCGCGCTCGAGCGGATGAGCGACGTGGCCGCGCATCCGCTGGTGGGTGCGCGGTATCCCGTGCTCGCCGAGGCGCTGCTGGCCAGTGCCTCGCCTCAGCTGCGCAACATGGCCAGCATCGGCGGCAACCTGCTGCAGCGCAGCAGATGCGGCTACTTCCGGGACACCGCCACGCCGTGCAACAAACGAGCCCCCGGCTCCGGCTGCCCGGCGATCGCGGGCGCCAATCGCTCGCACGCCATCCTGGGCACCAGCGACTCCTGTGTGTCCACGCATCCGAGTGACCTCGCGGTGGCCCTAGTGGCGCTGGACGCTTCGGTGCGGCTCACCGGCCGGGGAGGATCACGCGACGTCCGGCTCGACGGGTTCTACCGGCTGCCCGGCACCACGCCGCATCTCGAGAACGACCTGCGGCCGGGCGAGCTGGTGACCGAGGTGACCGTGCCACGGCTCGGCTGGGCCGATCGGTCTGCCTACGTGAAGGTGCGGGACAGGACCTCCTACGAGTTCGCGCTCGTGTCGGTCGCCGCCGCGGTGCTGGTCCGCGACGGCGTCGTGCGGGACGTGCGGCTCGCCGCGGGCGGGGTCGGCACGCGGCCGTGGCGGTTGACCGCGGTCGAGGACGCACTGCGCGGCAGGCCGTTGCGGCTCGAAGTCGTCGAGAAAGCCGCCGCGGCCACCGAAGGAGCCCGGCCGCTGGCCCACAACGCTTTCAAAGTGCCTCTGCTGAAACGCACGATCACCCGTGCCCTGATGAAGCTGGCGGACCGGCCATGA
- a CDS encoding xanthine dehydrogenase family protein molybdopterin-binding subunit, which produces MTSISRVEGRLKVTGAARYSADYPVDGLTNGYLVLSTIGHGAIRGIDTTDARRSPGVLAVYTHADPLPLFGGAESGIGYNWLPLRDDQVRYHGQIIGLVVAETFEQARDAAALVRVDYASVRPRTSLQDGIPGATLPEDVNGEPPLLDLLADGVASIDQALDASEVVVTATYTQPIEYHSAMEPHAAIAVWRDGYLTLYCGAQAPQLAAGTIAATVGVDPSRVHLLSPHVGGGFGNKILTCGHPVLAAAAAKALGRPVRIVLTREQTFGVTGHRSAMSQTVSLGADRGGRLVAVKHDAYAALSSGGDGYLYEAAPHTTSRYFYASPNIHVGQRLVTLDVPPQTPMRAPGPEAGSFALETAMDELAVRLGVDPVELRLRNYATTYPGRGVPWSGKHLDECYRVGAEAFGWSRRAPVPRAVVDGEWLIGTGMATAAYPAARYRTTGKVRLQADGTAVVSTATSDLGTGMWTVLAMIGADALGIPVSRVRSALGDSALADNPGAFASAGTASSGPAVHAAALSATRALLDLAVTHEKSPFHGMDRNQVRYERGDVVGPKRRIAFGTLLGITDRAGIDATETSALGPERERFAFTSFGAHFCEVAVNRWTGEPRLRRVTTVIDAGTIVNEKTARSQIVGGVIFGVGQAFLENTHVEPDTGRIANANLADYVVPVGTDIPPIDVRFLERPDTVFNPLGVRGIGELGTVGIAAALGNAVHHATGRRVRDLPITLDKILDA; this is translated from the coding sequence ATGACCTCGATTTCCCGCGTCGAAGGACGGCTCAAGGTCACCGGGGCCGCCCGCTACTCCGCCGACTACCCGGTCGACGGCCTCACCAACGGCTACCTGGTGCTGAGCACGATCGGGCACGGCGCCATCCGCGGCATCGACACGACCGACGCGCGCCGCTCCCCCGGCGTCCTCGCCGTGTACACGCACGCCGACCCGTTGCCGCTGTTCGGCGGGGCCGAATCCGGCATCGGCTACAACTGGCTTCCCTTGCGGGACGACCAGGTCCGTTACCACGGGCAGATCATCGGCCTGGTGGTCGCGGAAACCTTCGAGCAGGCCCGCGACGCCGCCGCGCTGGTCCGGGTGGACTACGCGAGTGTCCGGCCGCGTACGTCGCTGCAAGACGGGATCCCGGGCGCCACCCTGCCTGAGGACGTCAACGGCGAGCCGCCGCTGCTCGATCTGCTCGCCGACGGGGTCGCGTCCATCGACCAGGCCCTCGACGCGAGCGAAGTGGTCGTCACCGCCACCTACACCCAGCCGATCGAGTACCACAGCGCGATGGAACCCCACGCCGCCATCGCGGTCTGGCGCGACGGCTACCTCACCCTCTACTGCGGGGCGCAGGCCCCTCAGCTGGCCGCCGGGACGATCGCGGCGACGGTCGGCGTCGACCCTTCTCGTGTGCACCTGCTCAGCCCGCACGTCGGTGGCGGGTTCGGCAACAAGATCCTCACCTGTGGGCATCCCGTCCTCGCCGCCGCGGCGGCCAAGGCGCTCGGCCGTCCGGTCCGGATCGTGCTCACCAGGGAGCAGACCTTCGGCGTCACCGGCCACCGCTCGGCGATGTCCCAGACGGTCTCCCTCGGCGCCGACCGCGGCGGGCGTCTCGTCGCCGTCAAGCACGACGCCTACGCCGCCCTTTCGAGTGGCGGCGACGGGTACCTCTACGAAGCCGCGCCGCACACCACCTCGCGTTACTTCTACGCCTCCCCCAACATCCATGTCGGGCAACGGCTGGTGACGCTGGACGTCCCGCCCCAGACACCGATGCGGGCGCCCGGTCCGGAGGCCGGTTCGTTCGCGCTGGAAACCGCGATGGACGAACTGGCGGTCCGGCTCGGCGTGGACCCGGTCGAGTTACGCCTGCGCAACTACGCCACCACCTACCCGGGACGCGGCGTGCCGTGGTCCGGCAAACATCTCGACGAGTGCTACCGCGTCGGCGCGGAGGCGTTCGGATGGTCCCGGCGGGCCCCGGTCCCGAGGGCGGTCGTCGACGGCGAATGGCTGATCGGCACCGGGATGGCGACCGCCGCCTACCCGGCCGCGCGATACCGCACCACGGGGAAGGTCCGGCTGCAGGCCGACGGCACGGCGGTGGTGTCCACCGCGACCTCGGATCTCGGCACCGGGATGTGGACGGTGCTGGCGATGATCGGCGCCGACGCGCTCGGCATCCCGGTGAGCCGCGTCCGCTCCGCGCTCGGCGACTCCGCACTGGCCGACAACCCCGGCGCGTTCGCCTCGGCGGGGACGGCGAGCTCGGGCCCGGCCGTCCACGCGGCCGCGCTGTCCGCGACACGTGCGCTGCTCGATCTCGCCGTGACGCACGAAAAATCCCCGTTCCACGGCATGGACCGGAATCAGGTGCGCTACGAACGCGGTGACGTCGTGGGCCCCAAGCGACGGATCGCTTTCGGCACCCTGCTCGGCATCACGGATCGCGCCGGGATCGACGCCACCGAAACCTCGGCGCTCGGACCGGAACGGGAGCGGTTCGCCTTCACCTCGTTCGGTGCGCACTTCTGCGAGGTGGCGGTCAATCGCTGGACCGGGGAACCCCGCCTGCGCCGCGTGACGACGGTCATCGACGCCGGCACCATCGTCAACGAGAAGACCGCGCGGAGCCAGATCGTCGGCGGCGTCATCTTCGGCGTCGGCCAGGCCTTCCTCGAGAACACCCACGTCGAACCGGATACCGGCCGCATCGCCAACGCGAACCTCGCCGACTACGTCGTCCCGGTCGGCACCGACATCCCGCCGATCGACGTTCGCTTCCTCGAACGTCCCGACACCGTCTTCAACCCCCTCGGTGTCCGCGGGATCGGCGAGCTGGGCACCGTCGGCATCGCCGCCGCTCTCGGCAACGCCGTTCACCACGCCACCGGACGGCGCGTCCGCGACCTCCCCATCACCCTCGACAAAATCCTCGACGCCTGA
- a CDS encoding NIPSNAP family protein: protein MTDVIELRQYTLRPGQREVLIELFDREFVETQEATGMRVLGQFRDLDRPDHFVWLRGFPGMPARFQALTSFYTGPTWKANSAAANATMIDTDDVLLLRPVRQGVLPGLDPAVRDTPASSVVTATIHYLPSSPDEEFVRFFDETVLPLLAKAGATPLALLRTEYAENDFTGLPVRTGEHVLVVLASFPGQDAYAEHTDRLAALPEWRDDVEPRLPDRVERLMLTPTDRSMLR from the coding sequence GTGACGGACGTTATCGAGCTGCGGCAGTACACCCTTCGGCCGGGACAGCGCGAGGTGTTGATCGAGCTGTTCGACCGGGAGTTCGTCGAGACCCAGGAAGCCACCGGGATGCGTGTCCTCGGGCAGTTCCGCGACCTCGACCGCCCGGACCATTTCGTATGGCTGCGGGGTTTCCCCGGCATGCCCGCGCGGTTCCAGGCCCTGACGAGCTTCTACACCGGTCCGACCTGGAAGGCCAACTCGGCGGCGGCCAACGCCACCATGATCGACACGGACGACGTGCTGCTGCTGCGGCCGGTCCGCCAGGGTGTGTTGCCCGGCCTCGACCCGGCAGTCCGGGACACGCCCGCTTCGTCGGTGGTCACGGCCACGATCCACTATCTTCCTTCGTCGCCGGACGAAGAGTTCGTCCGGTTCTTCGACGAGACCGTTCTCCCCTTGCTGGCGAAGGCCGGCGCGACACCGCTCGCCTTGCTACGGACGGAGTACGCGGAGAACGACTTCACCGGTCTGCCGGTTCGCACGGGTGAGCATGTGCTCGTCGTGCTCGCGTCGTTCCCCGGGCAGGACGCCTACGCCGAGCACACCGACCGGCTGGCCGCGCTCCCCGAGTGGCGGGACGACGTCGAGCCTCGCCTCCCGGACCGGGTCGAGCGGCTGATGCTCACCCCCACCGACCGGTCGATGCTCCGCTGA
- a CDS encoding AfsR/SARP family transcriptional regulator, translating to MNGEANESSSPARFRFLGPLEFFDGGQWASIGAPKQRALLAVLLINANRVVSADQLMAELWGERPPPSAAGLLAGYVWRLRNGLGDPGGRMLSTRAPGYRLVLPAGATDVDEYESLVTAGRKSLAEGDLPAAVARLTEGLRMWRGTPMADVAMVPSVLTESARLEEARLAVVEARIEAEIGLGGHETLLPELKLMVSQFPLRERLHAQLMIALYRSGQQAEALGAYRDLRGLLVEELGVEPSKPLRELQGRILRDDPLLLETPRRATPATAILRPAVPRTLPPDVPAFIGRERELAWITGRLASGEQRCAVHGMAGTGKTALAVHAAHRMTGSFPDGQVYLGLGASAAHGPASPLDAVGRLLAALGVPAADIPPEEERAGALLRTVLADRRVVLVLDDVADSAQIRHLLPTAPGCAVILTSRPASTAVDGAGLLRLGRLPATAATALIRRYAGAARVDADLAATVRLAGLCDHLPLALRAAATRLARRPEWTVGEFVSRLADSGRRLDQLTCDGLSVHAALRAGVRLLRHCGDPLPTRVLGRLGVLDLPVVSTAVLAAALDIPVASAESAAERLVDAGLVETLRMDRYRVPGLVRLFALGEYVTADEERAATHRVLGYYEGAVRDQLSRLAANRGAGLAWYREECLTLRALAARASGTELPGLVNRLSSELSGASTGRWG from the coding sequence ATTAACGGCGAAGCGAACGAGTCATCGTCACCGGCCAGGTTCCGGTTCCTCGGCCCGCTCGAATTCTTCGACGGCGGGCAGTGGGCCTCGATCGGTGCGCCGAAGCAACGGGCTTTGCTGGCCGTCCTGCTGATCAACGCCAATCGTGTGGTTTCGGCGGATCAGCTCATGGCGGAGCTGTGGGGCGAGCGGCCACCGCCGAGCGCGGCCGGTCTGCTGGCGGGCTACGTCTGGCGGCTGCGCAACGGCCTCGGCGATCCGGGAGGCCGGATGCTGAGCACGAGAGCACCCGGCTACCGGCTCGTGCTGCCCGCGGGCGCGACCGACGTCGACGAGTACGAGAGTCTCGTGACGGCGGGAAGGAAGAGCCTCGCCGAAGGAGATCTGCCCGCGGCGGTCGCCAGGCTGACCGAAGGGCTCAGGATGTGGCGCGGGACGCCGATGGCGGACGTGGCCATGGTCCCGTCCGTCCTCACCGAGTCCGCACGGCTGGAGGAAGCGCGCCTGGCCGTGGTGGAAGCGCGGATCGAGGCCGAGATCGGGCTCGGCGGACACGAGACGCTGCTGCCCGAACTGAAGCTGATGGTCTCGCAGTTCCCCCTGCGCGAACGGCTGCACGCGCAGCTGATGATCGCGCTCTACCGCTCGGGCCAGCAGGCCGAAGCCCTTGGCGCGTACCGGGATCTGCGCGGACTGCTGGTCGAGGAGCTCGGTGTCGAGCCGAGCAAACCACTGCGGGAGCTGCAGGGCCGGATCCTGCGTGACGACCCGCTGCTGCTGGAGACGCCGCGGCGCGCGACCCCGGCGACCGCGATCCTGCGGCCGGCCGTGCCGCGCACCCTTCCTCCTGACGTGCCCGCGTTCATTGGCCGGGAGCGGGAGCTGGCCTGGATCACCGGCCGGTTGGCGAGCGGGGAGCAGCGCTGCGCGGTGCACGGTATGGCGGGCACCGGCAAGACCGCGCTGGCGGTGCACGCCGCGCACCGGATGACCGGGTCCTTTCCGGACGGTCAGGTGTATCTGGGGCTCGGAGCGTCCGCGGCGCACGGTCCGGCGTCACCGCTGGACGCGGTCGGGCGGCTGCTCGCCGCGCTGGGCGTACCGGCCGCGGACATCCCGCCGGAGGAGGAAAGGGCGGGCGCGCTGCTGCGGACCGTACTGGCCGACCGGCGGGTGGTCCTCGTCCTCGACGATGTCGCCGACTCCGCTCAGATCCGGCATCTGCTGCCCACCGCGCCGGGCTGCGCGGTGATCCTGACGAGCCGTCCGGCTTCCACCGCGGTGGACGGGGCGGGACTGCTTCGTCTCGGCAGGCTCCCCGCGACGGCCGCGACGGCGCTGATCCGCCGTTACGCCGGCGCCGCCCGGGTGGACGCCGATCTCGCCGCCACCGTCCGGCTCGCCGGACTCTGCGACCATCTGCCGCTCGCCCTGCGGGCCGCCGCGACCCGGCTCGCGCGCCGTCCGGAGTGGACGGTCGGCGAGTTCGTTTCGAGGCTGGCCGATTCCGGGCGCCGGTTGGACCAGCTGACCTGCGACGGGCTCAGCGTCCATGCCGCGCTGCGGGCCGGCGTCCGTTTGCTGCGGCACTGCGGCGATCCGCTGCCGACGCGCGTCCTCGGCAGGCTCGGGGTGCTGGACCTGCCGGTGGTCTCGACGGCCGTGCTCGCCGCCGCGCTCGACATTCCCGTCGCCTCGGCCGAATCGGCCGCGGAGCGGCTCGTCGACGCCGGGCTCGTCGAGACGCTGCGGATGGACCGGTATCGGGTGCCGGGTCTCGTGCGGCTGTTCGCACTCGGCGAGTACGTCACGGCGGACGAGGAACGCGCCGCGACGCACCGCGTCCTCGGGTACTACGAAGGCGCGGTGCGCGACCAGCTTTCCCGGCTCGCGGCGAACCGGGGGGCGGGCCTCGCTTGGTATCGCGAGGAATGCCTGACCTTGCGGGCGCTGGCCGCCCGTGCATCGGGCACCGAATTGCCCGGCCTGGTCAACAGGCTCTCCTCGGAGCTCAGCGGAGCATCGACCGGTCGGTGGGGGTGA
- a CDS encoding NIPSNAP family protein yields the protein MDNAESWLLEIRLFKVKPGTRAEFDRISREGTIPLMRSLGITVLAHGPSLNNENGYFLLRAFPSEEERVERSQSLYTTDEWLAKYDGPVSSMIDDYDTSVFAAGHDLARLIR from the coding sequence ATGGACAACGCTGAATCATGGTTGCTGGAGATCCGGCTGTTCAAGGTGAAGCCGGGAACCCGGGCGGAATTCGACCGAATCAGCCGGGAGGGCACCATTCCGCTGATGCGCAGCCTGGGGATCACGGTCCTCGCGCACGGCCCGTCCTTGAACAACGAAAACGGCTATTTCCTGCTGCGCGCCTTTCCGTCCGAGGAAGAGCGGGTCGAACGATCCCAATCGCTCTACACCACGGACGAATGGCTGGCGAAATACGACGGCCCGGTCTCGTCGATGATCGACGACTACGACACGTCGGTGTTCGCCGCGGGGCACGACTTGGCCCGGCTCATCCGGTAG
- a CDS encoding dipeptidase: MKNNLPTEAELRAAVEREMAPARADLENLVRIPGIAFPEFDHAQVDRSAEAVATLLRGCGLETGIVRAGGQPAVIGRKPAPPGAPTVLLYAHHDVQPSGDEALWDSDPFEPVERDGRLYGRGAADDKAGLMAHVVALRALGDALPVGVVVFVEGEEEYGSASLSELLRLHHDRLLADVVVIADSANWDVGVPALTTSLRGIVNCVVEVRTLRDPVHSGMFGGAVPDALTTLVRLLATLHEDDGDVAVEGLAMGPESTVELPVERVRAEAGMVDGVRFTGTGSLADRLWTRPSLSVLGVDAPSVLESGNALVPAARAKISARLAPGDEPVKAFAALREHLEAYCPWGAAISVSLDGGGAPCVIDTTGPRYETVRSALRTAWDGVSPVEIGVGGSIPAVSTFQAEFPDATIVVTGVEDPQTRAHGPNESLHLGEFTRVCLAEALMLAGLGRPTG; encoded by the coding sequence ATGAAGAACAATCTTCCGACGGAGGCCGAATTGAGAGCGGCCGTCGAACGGGAAATGGCCCCGGCTCGGGCCGATCTTGAGAATCTGGTCCGCATTCCCGGAATAGCCTTCCCCGAATTCGACCACGCGCAGGTGGACCGTTCCGCGGAGGCGGTGGCGACATTGCTGCGCGGCTGCGGACTGGAGACCGGCATCGTCCGGGCCGGCGGGCAACCGGCCGTCATCGGCCGCAAACCCGCGCCACCCGGCGCGCCGACCGTGCTGCTCTACGCCCATCACGACGTCCAGCCGTCGGGAGACGAGGCGCTGTGGGACAGCGACCCGTTCGAGCCGGTGGAGCGTGACGGCCGGCTCTACGGCCGGGGCGCCGCGGACGACAAAGCCGGGCTCATGGCGCATGTCGTGGCGCTACGGGCGCTCGGCGACGCCCTGCCGGTCGGGGTGGTGGTGTTCGTCGAAGGCGAGGAGGAGTACGGCTCGGCGTCGCTTTCCGAGCTTCTCCGGCTGCATCACGACAGGCTTCTCGCCGACGTCGTCGTGATCGCCGACTCGGCCAACTGGGACGTCGGGGTGCCCGCGCTGACGACTTCGCTGCGCGGGATCGTCAACTGCGTGGTCGAGGTGCGCACCCTGCGCGACCCGGTCCACAGTGGAATGTTCGGCGGCGCCGTGCCGGACGCGCTCACCACACTCGTCCGGTTGCTGGCGACGCTGCACGAGGACGACGGCGACGTCGCGGTGGAGGGCCTCGCCATGGGACCGGAGTCCACTGTGGAGCTTCCCGTTGAACGAGTGCGGGCCGAGGCGGGGATGGTCGACGGCGTCCGGTTCACCGGCACCGGTTCGCTGGCGGATCGGTTGTGGACCAGGCCTTCGCTGTCGGTCCTGGGTGTCGACGCGCCGTCGGTCCTCGAGTCGGGAAACGCGCTGGTCCCGGCGGCCAGGGCGAAGATCAGCGCCCGGCTGGCTCCCGGCGACGAGCCGGTCAAGGCGTTCGCCGCGCTCCGGGAGCATCTGGAGGCTTACTGTCCTTGGGGCGCCGCCATCTCGGTCTCCCTGGACGGTGGCGGTGCGCCGTGTGTCATCGACACCACCGGACCACGGTATGAGACGGTCCGGTCCGCGTTGCGTACCGCGTGGGACGGGGTTTCGCCGGTCGAGATCGGTGTCGGCGGATCGATTCCGGCCGTTTCGACGTTCCAGGCGGAGTTCCCGGACGCCACGATCGTGGTGACCGGCGTGGAGGATCCGCAGACCCGGGCACACGGTCCGAACGAGAGCCTGCACCTCGGCGAGTTCACGCGAGTCTGCCTCGCCGAGGCGCTCATGCTGGCCGGACTGGGCCGCCCTACCGGATGA